GTGTAGTCGACGGCCCCGACGGAGTACGGGGTGTCGTGGATGTTGGACGGGTGCAGGCCGGCCTCGCCGCCGTCCGTCCGCGCCCACCGCGGCTTGGGGCCGACGAGGCGCACGCCGGTGCGCGCCGAGTTGAAGTGCACCTTCCAGTTGGCGCCGTAGAAGTCGCGGATGTCGTCCTCGGTGAAGAACTCGGGTGCGGCGTGCGGGCCTTCGACCGCGCCGATGGACCACTCGCCGCCGAAGGCCGGGCGCCGGTCCGTGGGAACGGCCGAGGCCCCCGCACGTCGTTCGCCGCCGTGCAGGACGTCGCCCGCGCGCAGGGCGCGGCCGCCGTGCCCGCCGAACCGGCCCAGGACGAAGGTGGCCGCGCTGCCCAGGAACTCTGGAACGTCCACGCCGCCCGCGAACAGGACGTACGTGCGCAGGCCGTGCTCGTGGGGCGCCCCGACCGCCAGGGTCTGCCCGGCCCCGACGGTGACCGGCTCCCACTGCGGTACGGCGGTGCCGTCGACCGTCACCGGCGCGGGCGCCCCCGTGACGCAGACGGTCGTGGGGTGGGTGAACCGCAGGGACGGCCCGTGGAGGGTGCACTCCAGGCCGGGCGCGCCCTCGGCGTTGCCGAGCGCGGTGTTGCCCAGCCGGAACGAGAGGTCGTCCATCGGCCCGCACGGCGGGACGCCGACCTGCCAGTGGCCGGTGCGTCCCGGCCAGTCCTGGACGGTGGTCAGGGTTCCCGGCGCGACGACCTCGACGCGAGGCGTGGGGTCGCCGATCCCGGCGAGCGAGGCGGTGCTGTGTGCGGCCGCGCGCACACCGGCGTCGCCCAGCGCGGCCCGCACCAGGCCGAGGTTGGTCTCGATGCCGTCGAGGCGGGTGGCGGCGAGCGCCGCGTCCAGCCGGTCGAGCGCCTCGGCGCGGTCGGCGCCGTACGCGACGACCTTGGCGAGCAGCGGGTCATAGGAGGTGGTGACCTCGGTGCCGGTCTCCACCCAGGTGTCCACGCGGACTCCGGCGGGGAAGGCGACCCGGGTGAGCAGGCCCGCGCTCGGGCGGTGGTCGCGGGAGGGGTCCTCGGCGTAGAGGCGGGCCTCCACGGCGTGGCCCTTCGGCGCCGGCGGCGCGCTGACGACGGCGGTGTCGCCCTGTGCGAGGCGCAGCATCCACTCCACGAGGTCGACGCCGTAGATCTCCTCGGTGACCGGGTGCTCCACCTGCAGGCGGGTGTTGACCTCCAGGAAGTACGCCTCCTCGCGTGCGGCGTCGTACACGAACTCCACCGTGCCGGCGGAGCGGTAGCGCACGGAGGCGCACAGCTCGCGGGCGGCGGCGGTCAGCCGCTCACGTACCCGGTCCGGGAGGTTCGGCGCCGGGGCCTCCTCCACGACCTTCTGGTTGCGGCGCTGCAGCGAGCAGTCGCGGTCCCCGAAGGTGACGACACGGCCCTCGCCGTCGCCGAAGACCTGCACCTCGACGTGGCGGGCGGACTCCACGAGCCGTTCCAGGAAGACGCCGGCGGAGGAGAACGAGGCGGCGGCCACGCGCTGCACCTGCTCCCAGGCGTCGGCGAGGTCCCCGGCGTCGCGGCACGCCCGCATGCCGATGCCGCCGCCACCGCCGGTCGCCTTCAGCATCACCGGGTAGCCGATCTCCTCGGCCGCGGTGAGGGCCGCGGCCACGTCGGGCAGCAGTCCGGTGCCCGGGGCCAGCGGCACACCCGCCGCCTGAGCGGCCGCCCGCGCGGTGTGCTTGGCGCCGAACAGTTCGAGCTGTTCGGGCGTGGGGCCGACGAAGACCAGGCCCGCCTCGGCGCAGCGGCGCGCGAAGCCGGCGTCCTCGGACAGGAAGCCGTAGCCGGGGTGGACGGCGCCCGCCCCGGTGTCCTTGGCCGCCCGGATCACCAGGTCGGCGTCCAGGTAGGACTGCTTGGCGGGGGCCGGGCCGAGCCGTACGGCCTCGTCGGCCAGGCGGACGTGCTCCGCCCCGCGGTCCGGGTCGGAGTAGACCGCGACGGTGCGCAGGCCGAGTCGGCGGGCGGTGCGGATGACGCGGGAGGCGATCTCGCCGCGGTTGGCCACCAGCAGGGTGTCGAACGTCATGGCACTCAGCTCCCGTCCGGCTCGGAGACGGTCGCCCGCAGGGCGGTCGGGTCGAATCCGTTGCAGGGGTTGTTGATCTGCGGGCAGTTGGACAGCAGCACCAGGACGTCGGTCTCGGCCCGCAGCACGACCTTCAGGCCCGGGGCCGAAATGCCGTCGACGATGCCGAGGGTGCCGTCCGGCTCGACGGGCACGTTCATGTACCAGTTGACGTTGGACACCAGGTCGCGCTGGTCCAGGCCGTGCCGGGCGCCCTCCGCGAGGAAGTTCTCCACGCAGGCGTGCTGCGACCAGGTGTGGTGCCCGTAGCGGAGGGTGTTGGACTCCTTGGAGCAGGCGCCGCCGATGGTGTCGTGGCGCCCGCAGGTGTCCTCGACGACCGTCATCAGCGGCGTGTGCTCACCCGACAGCAGCACCGAGCCGGTGGTCAGGAAGATGCCGCCCTGGGCCTGGACGGTGTCGGGGGCGCTGTAGCGCACGGACGTGTCGTGCGCGTCGTAGACGAGGAAGTCCGCGGCCTGGTTGCCGTGCAGGTCGGTGACGGTCAGCAGCGAGCCCGCGCGGACGACGGCAGACCAGGCGGCGCGGGCGGGGACGGTCGCGTCGGTGACGACGCGTCCCACGCGGGTGGTCGTGGTGGTCATGCGATCCCCCTGGCGGCGAGGTGCTCGGCGGTGTTGAGGAAGGCGCGGCGGCCCTCGGGCGTGGCGTTCCACAGCGCGTCGTGCGGGCCGGTCGGCCGGGCCCGGTACGCGAGCACCTCCACGGGGCCGCAGACGTAGTCCGGGCGCGGGTCCAGCGGGTGCGGGACGTTGGCGATCAGCACGGTCAGCGGCTGTTCGGCGCGCAGTGTGACGGATGTGCCGGGGCCCGCGGAGCCGGTGAACGTGGTGGTGCCGTCCCTGTTGATCCGGACGCCCTGGAAGAAGGAGACGGACGGCGGGACGTCCCGTGGGCCGAGGCCGTTCTTGAGGGCGGCGAGCTTGAACAGCTCACGCCCTGCGGGGGACGCCGACTGAGGGGACCCGTCGCCGTAGCGGGCGGTGTTGCGGGCCAGGGCGGAGGTGCCGGTGAGGGCGTCGTGCCGGCCGGAGGTGTCCGCGGTGACGGACGCGAGGACCCGTCCCTGGCCGGACAGGAGCAGGTGTCCCACGCCGAGGTAGGCGTTCCAGAGCACCTTGACCGTGTCGGCCGTGTTCAGCCGCTCCCAGGGGCGGTCCGCGCTGTAGAGCAGGACGTGGGCGCACGCGTCGCCGGTGAGGTCGGTCAGCCGCAGCTCGGTGCCCCGTGCGAGGACGTTGTGGGTGTAGTTGCCGCCCGCCACCGTCTCGGCCCATACGAGGTCCTCGCCGGCGATCCCGTCCGGCGGTGCAGGCCAGTCGCTCGCCGGGAGTACGGGCATGGTGGCGGACCTGGTGCCCTCCTGGGCGCGGGCATGGTCCCGGGCACCACGGGCCGACGCTGTCGCTGACGGTGTCGTCACGGCTGAACCTCCGGCTCGGCGCTATTTCTGTCGTGCGACAGAAATTAGGGGCGGGCCGAGTCCCGGCCGTTGCCCGTGCGTTTCCGGGCGGTAACCGCCGCCTCACCGCCGCCGATCGGCGCCCGGGCAGCCTGCGGCCCTGTGCGAGGATCACGGAGTGAGCCCGCCCCCCAGCAGAAGAGTCGGCCGCCCCCGTGCCCAGGAGCGTCCCGCCAGTGGACTCCCGCCCCGCGAGGAGGTGCTGGCCGCCGCCGCCGAACTGTTCACCGCGCACGGCTACACCGCGACCTCCACCCGCGCGGTCGCCGAGCGGGCCGGGCTGCGCCAGGCGTCGCTGTACCACTACTTCGACGGCAAGGAGGCGATCCTCGCCGCGCTGCTCGAAGGGACCGTCCGTCCCTCGCTGGAGATCGCGCGCGAGCTGGTGAGGCGTACCGGGACGGCCGCCGAGGCGCGGCTGTGGGCGCTGTGCCACTCCGACGTACTGCTGCTGTGCGGCGGCCCGCACAACCCGGGGGCTCTCTACCTGCTCCCCGAGGCGCAGACGGAGCGCTTCGCCGTCTTCCAGCAGGTCCGGGCCGAACTGAAGGCCGCGTACGGGGAGTTGCTGACGGACACGGAGCCGGGCGCGGCGCTCGCCGCGGAGGAGCTCGCCCTGCGCACGGACCTCGTCTTCGGCCTCACCGAGAGCGTGATCCTCATCCGGCGCGCCGACCCCGCCCGCGATCCGCGGGTCCTCGCCGCGGCGACGGCCGACGCGGCACTGCGGGTCGCGGGCGTGCCGCAGCGCTCCGTGGCACGGCAGCGCCGCGAGGGGCAGCGGCTCCTCGCGGCGTGGCGGTGACGGCGCGCCCGGGGCGCGGGTCCGCTCAGAGCGGTGCGGCCTGCGCCGCGTCCGTGCGGTCCGGCTGCCCGGTCGGCGTGACGGCGGGCGCGCGGCGGCGGCACAGCGCGCCGACGGCGACCGTGGCGCCGACGAACAGGACGGTGAACCACTGGAAGTACCAGTGGCCGCCCGCCGGGTCGTACACCCCGGCGCGCGGCCAGGCGAGATTGACCGTCATGAGCAGCCCGTACGCGACCGCCAGGGCGTTGACCGGCAGACCCCAGCGGCCCAGGGAGAACAGCGGCCGGCCCAGCTCGTCGCGGCCGTGGGCGTCCGTGGCCGGCCACTGGCCCCTCAGCCGCCGGACCAGCATCGGCGCGGTGACCCCGGCGTAGGCGAGGTAGAGCATCGCGATGCACGTGGTACCGATGGCCAGGAACGCCTCCGGGGAGGCGAGGTTGAGCAGGGCGAGCGCGGCGGCGAGGACACCGACCACCAGGGCCGGGGCGAAGGGCATGCCCGTGCGCGGCGAGACCTTGGCGAGCCGTGCGGACAGCGGCAGCATCCCGTCGCGCGCCATGGAGAACAGCATGCGCGTGCCCGCGGTCTGGATGGCCAGGGTGGCCACGCAGATGGCGACGGCGACGTCCGCGAGCAGCGCCCTTCCCACACCGCTGCCCAGACTGCTGGTGAGGACGTAGCCCAGTCCCTCGGTGGCCAGCCGGCCGTCCTCCAGGCTGGGCGCGGCCAGCACACCGCCGAGCAGCAGCAGGCCGCCCAGTACGCCTGCCGCGGCGAGGGCGCCGAGGATGGTGCGCGGAGCGGTCCGGCGGGGGTTGCGGGTCTCCTCGCTCATCTCGCCCGCGCTGTCGAAGCCGATGAGAACGTAGGCCGCGGTGAACGAGCCCACCAGCAGCGCCGCCACCGGGCCGCCCTGGCCGCCGGTCCTCAGGGTCACGCCGGCACCGCGCTCGGCGTGGGTGAACAGCAGGACGACGATGAGGACCGCGCCGATGATCTCGGCCGTGACGCCGACGCGGTTGACGGCGGACATGACGCGGTTGTCGACGACGTTCACGACCGTGGTCAGTACCAGCAGGACGAGGGCCAGCAGGGCGGCGTTGGCCGCCCCGGTCGTGGTGGTGGGCGCCGGGTCGCCGCCGGCCAGCTGGAAACCGGACCAGATCGCGGGCAGTACGACCTGCAGCGCCAGCGCCGCCGCGGCGACTACGACCACCTGGCCGATCACCATGATCCAGCCCGTGAACCAGCCGAAGGCGGGGCCGCTCAGCCGGGTCGACCACTGGTAGACCGCCCCGGAGATGGGGTAGCGGGCGGCGAGTTCGGCGAAGCAGGCGGCCACGAGCAGCTGGCCGGCGAGCACGGCGGGCCAGGTCCACAGGAACAGCGGCCCGCCGAAGGAGTAGCCGAAGGCGAAGAACTGGAAGACCGTGGTCAGGACCGAGATGAAGGAGAAGCCGGCGGCGAAGGACGCGTACCGTCCCATCTGCCGCCGCAGTTCCTGGCGGTAGCCGAATGCGGCGAGCGTGCCGTCGTCGGCGACGCCGGCGGACGGTGGCGGTGGCGGTGCGGGATCTGTGGTCACGGTCATGGCGGTCCCCTGTCGCGGAGGCGTGATCCTGCGAGTTCCTGTCGTGTGACAGAAATTAGGGACGCCCCGTTTCCCCGGGGTGTCACGACCGTGTCCGCGCCGTTAGTGACTCCTCTCCCCACCGGGGTCAAGGCCTGCCTGGACACCCAACGCGGTTCGCCTCGCCCGTGAGCCCCCCATCCCGCTCCCGCTCCCGCTCCCAAGGGGCGATGCCAGGCCGACCGTGTCATGACTGCTGCCGGTGCGTGGCTTGGTGGCTTGGCCGGCTTGCGCGGTGTGGCGGTCGACCGGCTCATCACCGCCCTGGGTGTGCGGCGTGCGACCGTCGGCTCATGGGAGTCGGCCAAGACCGAGCCGCGCCCACCGCAGCGGAATGCGTACGCGCGTCTGCTCGAGCAGCTCGCACAGCTCTATCCCACGGAAGGCACCGGCGCCCTGCAGGAGCGCACCGGGGCGAAGCAAGCCCTGCAACTGCTCGACGCGGTGCACGACTTCACCACCGCGACCGACCTACCTGTCCCCATCCTGCTGCTGCGCAGCCTGGCCTCCGCCCCAGGCACATACCAAGGCACCCCACAATCTCCACGCCGCGGACGGTGCGGGTGCAGGTGAAGCCCCCCGCGCGCGTTCCGTGGCCGACGCCGTGCGGCCCAGGTGGCGAAGGCCGACGTCGAAGACACAAGCCGCCCGAAGGTCATCAAACGGGATGCGGCGTCCCCGGCGGGCGTCACGTCGAGCCCGGTCGCCGCACTTCCGGTAGTCGAGGAGGATCTCGTCCCGTAACGAGGGCCGGGGCGGGTCCGGGACGGGCGCTTCGTAAAACGCTCAAAGTACAACGGTTCGATTTCCGTACGCGCCAGGGGGCTGACCCCGGGGTCCTGCTGCGCGATAACGTGCGGGCTCGGCCTGATCATCGTACTGTCCGGGGACTGTTATGCCTGATCCTTCCATGCCGCCGGACGACCGGCCGGCGTCGCCCGTGAGGCCCCGCGCGACGGCCGAGTCGCCGGCCGGGTCCTTGAGACGGCGTCTGGTGCTGTCGTCCGTGCTGCCGCCGAGCGCGGTCGCCGTGACGGGTGCGGTGGCCACCGCGCTGGCGGGGGGCGGCCACCTGGACCAGGCGTACCAGGGCGCTGTGTTCGGCGGCGTTGTGCTCATCGGGTCCCTGGCGGCCGCGATCGCGGGCATGCGGGCTTCGGCGGAAGCACGAGCAGTCACCCAGCACTGGGCAGAGCTGTCCCGCGCAGCCGACCGAAACCGTGCCGAGCTGACCGAGTTGACCCGTGCCACAGCCGAGGGCAGAGCCGAACTGGATGCGCTGAGCCGTCGGCTGCGGGCCGGGGAGCGCCCTGTACGGGACCGACCGGAACTCCCGCCGCAGACCGGCCCGGACGAACTCTCCCGCCTCGGATTCGAGATCGCCGTGGCCCGGCACGAGGCGGAGGGAGCCCTGCTGGAGACCGCCGCCTTCGCGATCGGCGCGGAACACCACTCCCGGCTGGAGCAGTTCGAGGTGTTCGCCAACTTGGCGCGCCGTCTGGAGTCCCTGGTGCACCGCGAGATCGGCCTGCTGGACGACCTGGAGAACGAGGTCGAGGACCCCGACTTGCTCAAGGGGCTGTTCCGGGTGGACCACCTGTCCACCCGAATCCGCCGCTACGCCGAGAACCTGGCCGTGCTCGGCGGCGCGAACACTCACCGCCAGTGGACCCGCCCCGTCAGCCTGACCGACGTACTGCGTTCCGCCGTCGCCGAGATCGACCAGTACGCCCGGGTCAAGCTGGTCCCGCCCGTCGAGGGATCGGTCAGCGGCCACGCCGTGGTAGACGTCGTCCATCTACTGGCTGAGCTGCTGGAGAACGCGACGGTCTTCTCACCGCCCCAGACCACCGTGCACGTGCGGGTGGAGCCCGTCGCCGCTGGGGTGGCGATCGAGGTCGAGGACCGGGGCCTGGGCATGTCCCCGGCCGAGCGCGGTGAGATGAACACCGTCTTGAGCGCACCCGACAAGGTTGCGCTGGGCGAACTGCTGCAAGACGGCCGGATCGGCCTGTACGTGGTCTCCGTCCTGGCTCGGCGACACGACATCGCCGTGCAGTTGCAGAGCAACGTCTACGGCGGCACGCAGGCCGTCATGGTGCTGCCCGAGGCACTGCTCGGTCCGCAGCCGACAGCTTCCGCGCCGGCGCCCCACACCGTCCCGGCCCCCGAGGCGGAGCCGCACGACCGTACGGAGACCGAGGCGGTGGACTTCCCTGCGATGGAGACGACCGCCGTCGCGGATCCGAGCGTGTCAGATTCCGCACCCGGGCCCGCCCCGGCCCCCTCCGACTGCGAGGACGACCGCCCGCAGCTGCCTCAGCGCCGCCGTCAGGACCACGCCGCCGAAGTGACGCAACCGGTCCGCGGCGCCGGTGCTGCCGAGGACATCGAACACGACCCCGGCCTCATGGCCGCATTCCAGACCGGACTGCGCAGGGCCGAGGAAGCGGAGACGCCCTGATGGCCGTAGCCGCCGTGAAGGCCCGGGATCCGTACAGCGAAACGTTTCCTTCTGCCGAATAGGAGTACATGATCGTGGCGAGCGAAGACCTTTCCTGGCTGTTGACGGGTCTGGTGAACCGGGTGCCGCACACCCGTAGCGCGTTGTTGCTGTCCTCGGACGGGCTGGTGAAGGCAGCGGAGGGACTGGACAAGGACGCCGCGGACCAGTTGGCCGCGCTCGCCAGTGGGCTGTACTCGTTGGCACGTAGCGCGGGCCGGCACTTCGACGACGGCGGTGACGTGCGACAGATCGTGACGGAGCTCAGCACCTCGCTGCTGTTCGTCTCGTCCGCCGGACACGGCGCGGTGCTGGCGGTGCTGGCCGGACGCGATGCGGACGCGGCGGTGCTGGGCTACGAGATGGGCATGATGGTGAAGAGCGTGCGTCCGCACCTGGCCACACCGCCCCGGCACCCGGTGGGGTGACCGATGACGCCGGTCCTCCCAGACGGACCGCAGCTCGACGAGGCGGCCGGGCGACTGGTTCGTCCCTACACGGTGAGCGACGGCCGGACCAGGGCCACGTCCCATTTCACACTGGTGACCACCGTGCGGGCCACCGGCGCCCAGACGCAGGGCGTTTTCGGCCTGGAGCACGCGCAGGTGCTGGCGCTGTGCGAACAGCCCGTGAGCGTTGCCGAGGTCGCGGCCCGGATGCAGGTGCCCGCCGCCGTGGTCAAGGTGCTGCTGTCCGATCTGGCCGAGGGAGGCGCGGTGGTCGCAGGTGATACGCGCCCGGCGTCCACGGGCCACTCCGCACAACCTGATCGAGACCTCCTGGAAGCGATACGCGATGGCCTCCTCAAACGACTGTGACCCGCTGCCCGCCGACGTCCTGCCGGTGGGCGTCAAGGTGCTGGTCGCCGGCGGGTTCGGCGTGGGAAAGACCACCTTCGTCAACGCGCTCAGCGAGATCGAGCCGCTGAGCACTGAGGAGATGCTGACCGCCGTCAGCGCGGCCACGGACCGGCTGGACGGGGTGGAGAACAAGGCCACCACCACGGTGGCATTGGACTTCGGCCGGATCACGCTCAGCCCGTCCCACGTCCTGTACCTGTTCGGCACGCCCGGGCAGGAGCGCTTCTGGTTCATGTGGGACGAACTCTCCGAGGGAGCGCTCGGGGCGGTGGTGCTCGCCGACACCCGCAGGCTGGAGCACTCCTTCGCGGCGGTGGACTTCTTCGAGCGGCGCGGCATCCCTTTCGTCGTCGCCGTGAACGAGTTCGACGGGGCTCACCGCTATCGCGGGGAGGAAGTGCGGACCGCGCTCGACCTCAGGCAGGAGGTGCCGGTGGTGTTGTGCGACGCCCGCGTACAGAAGTCGGGCACACGCGTGCTTCTCGATCTGGTTCAGCATCTGATCACGACAAGGAGTTCCCATGGCAGCGACACAGATCAACCCACCGTCCGGGCCTGAGTCCGGGATCGCCCTGCGCCATCTGCTCCTCCCCCCGGAGGACCCACAGGTGCGCGCCCGTTCCGAGCGGCTGCGCGAGCTGGGCATCGATGCTCGTCCGGACGCCGAACTCGACGTCTTCGCACGGGAGCTGGCACAACGCACCGGCGGCTGCTACGCCGGGGTCAACTTCTTCCTCGACGCAGACCGCCAGTACTTCGCGGGGTTGTACAGCGCCGCGCAGGACATCACGGCTCATGTGGGACCGCCGTTGCTGGAGGAACCGGTCCCCGGCCGCGTCATGCCCCGCGACATCGACATGGGCATCTGCCCGCACGTGGTCAAGCGCCGCCGGGCGCTGGTGCTGGAGGACATCCGGGACTTCCCCCGGTTCGCCGGTAACCCGGTGGTCGACGCCATCGGCGTCCACTCCTACCTGGGCGCACCGCTGATAGACAGCACCGGCGTGGTGCTGGGCACCATCTGCGTGGTCGACCAGGACCCACGGCCGTGGGGACGCGAAGGGCTGGAAACCATCAAGGCCATGGCTGCCGAACTGGTCGAGCGACTGGAGGAGTCGGCGAACCACCGCGGCTGACCGGCGCTGCCGGACGCGCACGTGATGGCGTCCTGGCCCTGCGCCTCCGCTCCCCCGCCGATGGCGACCTTCCCCTGCGGGCAGAACACCGTCCGCGCTGGAAGTTCGGCACGGTCGCGTTCGGCAGCTTCACCACCTGGTACCCGTCCACCACCGCGGCCGCCTCGACGGACGTCCGGCTGTCCGACGCCTGCGCCCCCCACCCGACGCCCGACACCAGGGCCACCGCCGGCGCGCCCGCCCCGAGAGTCCTCAGGCCTCGCGGCGCCCGACTGGTGTCGCATGCCATCGCGCCCCTGGTCGATGTGGCCTCACCTTCTGTTTCTGGGGCGGCCCGCCAGGTGTCGGCGCCGGGACGTCCAGCACGGCCGTCCGGAGGTCCCGGCGGTCGGCGGGCTCAGCCGATTCCGGTGACCTGCAGGGCCGTGTCCCAGTTGTTCTTGATGGCGCTGCGGGCGGCGGACAGGGCGGGGTTCTCCCGCGGGATCGGCCCGGAGGGTGGGGTACCGGGCGGCTGACGGCATGACACCACCCCTCGCGCGCTTTGAAGGTCAGTAAGAAGCCGCGGCCAAGCCGATCCCGATGCCGATGAACAGCCAGCCGGTCATCAGCTCCCAGCGATGGCGAACCTTCGGGCGGGCCAGGAGAGCGCGCAGACGTGCGGCGACGGCGACGAGGGCGAACCAGTAGGCCACGCCGATCAGAATGTCCAGGATGCCGAGGAAGAAGATCTGCCCCGTCGCCGAGCCGGCGCCGTGCACGAACTGCGGCAGGACACTGAGGAAGAAGAGCGCCGC
Above is a genomic segment from Streptomyces collinus Tu 365 containing:
- the uca gene encoding urea carboxylase gives rise to the protein MTFDTLLVANRGEIASRVIRTARRLGLRTVAVYSDPDRGAEHVRLADEAVRLGPAPAKQSYLDADLVIRAAKDTGAGAVHPGYGFLSEDAGFARRCAEAGLVFVGPTPEQLELFGAKHTARAAAQAAGVPLAPGTGLLPDVAAALTAAEEIGYPVMLKATGGGGGIGMRACRDAGDLADAWEQVQRVAAASFSSAGVFLERLVESARHVEVQVFGDGEGRVVTFGDRDCSLQRRNQKVVEEAPAPNLPDRVRERLTAAARELCASVRYRSAGTVEFVYDAAREEAYFLEVNTRLQVEHPVTEEIYGVDLVEWMLRLAQGDTAVVSAPPAPKGHAVEARLYAEDPSRDHRPSAGLLTRVAFPAGVRVDTWVETGTEVTTSYDPLLAKVVAYGADRAEALDRLDAALAATRLDGIETNLGLVRAALGDAGVRAAAHSTASLAGIGDPTPRVEVVAPGTLTTVQDWPGRTGHWQVGVPPCGPMDDLSFRLGNTALGNAEGAPGLECTLHGPSLRFTHPTTVCVTGAPAPVTVDGTAVPQWEPVTVGAGQTLAVGAPHEHGLRTYVLFAGGVDVPEFLGSAATFVLGRFGGHGGRALRAGDVLHGGERRAGASAVPTDRRPAFGGEWSIGAVEGPHAAPEFFTEDDIRDFYGANWKVHFNSARTGVRLVGPKPRWARTDGGEAGLHPSNIHDTPYSVGAVDYTGDMPVLLGPDGPSLGGFVCPATVVTGQRWKLGQLRPGDTVRFVPVTTEAAAGLRRNPSAAPRADRAPVVDGGILARLPKTGTRPAVTYRRSGDDNLLIEYGPMQLDLALRMRIHALAEALAARCPDGIADLTPGIRSLQVRTDPGVLPLDELLGVVRRVEEELPATDELVVPSRTVHLPLSWDDPATREAIARYMAGVRDDAPWCPWNIEFIRRVNGLETVDEVYRTVFDAEYLVMGLGDVYLGAPVATPLDPRHRLVTTKYNPARTWTAENSVGIGGAYLCVYGMEGPGGYQFVGRTTQVWSGWRQRGAFEPGRPWLLRFFDRIRWYPVEAEELLQLRADIVSGRFVPRIEEGSFSLADHRRFLAENAGSIAAFRARQGAAFDAERAAWEAAGEFARAESAAEVPPPAADIDVPEGGHLVEAEFAASVWQVGVEVGDRVSAGQPLLVLEAMKMESRVPAPADGVVVRVLTRPGSQVEAGTALVVLAPAQNLEAAA
- a CDS encoding urea amidolyase associated protein UAAP2, yielding MTTTTTRVGRVVTDATVPARAAWSAVVRAGSLLTVTDLHGNQAADFLVYDAHDTSVRYSAPDTVQAQGGIFLTTGSVLLSGEHTPLMTVVEDTCGRHDTIGGACSKESNTLRYGHHTWSQHACVENFLAEGARHGLDQRDLVSNVNWYMNVPVEPDGTLGIVDGISAPGLKVVLRAETDVLVLLSNCPQINNPCNGFDPTALRATVSEPDGS
- a CDS encoding urea amidolyase associated protein UAAP1, whose amino-acid sequence is MPVLPASDWPAPPDGIAGEDLVWAETVAGGNYTHNVLARGTELRLTDLTGDACAHVLLYSADRPWERLNTADTVKVLWNAYLGVGHLLLSGQGRVLASVTADTSGRHDALTGTSALARNTARYGDGSPQSASPAGRELFKLAALKNGLGPRDVPPSVSFFQGVRINRDGTTTFTGSAGPGTSVTLRAEQPLTVLIANVPHPLDPRPDYVCGPVEVLAYRARPTGPHDALWNATPEGRRAFLNTAEHLAARGIA
- a CDS encoding TetR/AcrR family transcriptional regulator, with product MSPPPSRRVGRPRAQERPASGLPPREEVLAAAAELFTAHGYTATSTRAVAERAGLRQASLYHYFDGKEAILAALLEGTVRPSLEIARELVRRTGTAAEARLWALCHSDVLLLCGGPHNPGALYLLPEAQTERFAVFQQVRAELKAAYGELLTDTEPGAALAAEELALRTDLVFGLTESVILIRRADPARDPRVLAAATADAALRVAGVPQRSVARQRREGQRLLAAWR
- a CDS encoding amino acid permease, with translation MTVTTDPAPPPPPSAGVADDGTLAAFGYRQELRRQMGRYASFAAGFSFISVLTTVFQFFAFGYSFGGPLFLWTWPAVLAGQLLVAACFAELAARYPISGAVYQWSTRLSGPAFGWFTGWIMVIGQVVVVAAAALALQVVLPAIWSGFQLAGGDPAPTTTTGAANAALLALVLLVLTTVVNVVDNRVMSAVNRVGVTAEIIGAVLIVVLLFTHAERGAGVTLRTGGQGGPVAALLVGSFTAAYVLIGFDSAGEMSEETRNPRRTAPRTILGALAAAGVLGGLLLLGGVLAAPSLEDGRLATEGLGYVLTSSLGSGVGRALLADVAVAICVATLAIQTAGTRMLFSMARDGMLPLSARLAKVSPRTGMPFAPALVVGVLAAALALLNLASPEAFLAIGTTCIAMLYLAYAGVTAPMLVRRLRGQWPATDAHGRDELGRPLFSLGRWGLPVNALAVAYGLLMTVNLAWPRAGVYDPAGGHWYFQWFTVLFVGATVAVGALCRRRAPAVTPTGQPDRTDAAQAAPL
- a CDS encoding sensor histidine kinase, with translation MLSSVLPPSAVAVTGAVATALAGGGHLDQAYQGAVFGGVVLIGSLAAAIAGMRASAEARAVTQHWAELSRAADRNRAELTELTRATAEGRAELDALSRRLRAGERPVRDRPELPPQTGPDELSRLGFEIAVARHEAEGALLETAAFAIGAEHHSRLEQFEVFANLARRLESLVHREIGLLDDLENEVEDPDLLKGLFRVDHLSTRIRRYAENLAVLGGANTHRQWTRPVSLTDVLRSAVAEIDQYARVKLVPPVEGSVSGHAVVDVVHLLAELLENATVFSPPQTTVHVRVEPVAAGVAIEVEDRGLGMSPAERGEMNTVLSAPDKVALGELLQDGRIGLYVVSVLARRHDIAVQLQSNVYGGTQAVMVLPEALLGPQPTASAPAPHTVPAPEAEPHDRTETEAVDFPAMETTAVADPSVSDSAPGPAPAPSDCEDDRPQLPQRRRQDHAAEVTQPVRGAGAAEDIEHDPGLMAAFQTGLRRAEEAETP
- a CDS encoding roadblock/LC7 domain-containing protein translates to MIVASEDLSWLLTGLVNRVPHTRSALLLSSDGLVKAAEGLDKDAADQLAALASGLYSLARSAGRHFDDGGDVRQIVTELSTSLLFVSSAGHGAVLAVLAGRDADAAVLGYEMGMMVKSVRPHLATPPRHPVG
- a CDS encoding DUF742 domain-containing protein, with amino-acid sequence MTPVLPDGPQLDEAAGRLVRPYTVSDGRTRATSHFTLVTTVRATGAQTQGVFGLEHAQVLALCEQPVSVAEVAARMQVPAAVVKVLLSDLAEGGAVVAGDTRPASTGHSAQPDRDLLEAIRDGLLKRL
- a CDS encoding GTP-binding protein, producing the protein MASSNDCDPLPADVLPVGVKVLVAGGFGVGKTTFVNALSEIEPLSTEEMLTAVSAATDRLDGVENKATTTVALDFGRITLSPSHVLYLFGTPGQERFWFMWDELSEGALGAVVLADTRRLEHSFAAVDFFERRGIPFVVAVNEFDGAHRYRGEEVRTALDLRQEVPVVLCDARVQKSGTRVLLDLVQHLITTRSSHGSDTDQPTVRA
- a CDS encoding GAF domain-containing protein yields the protein MAATQINPPSGPESGIALRHLLLPPEDPQVRARSERLRELGIDARPDAELDVFARELAQRTGGCYAGVNFFLDADRQYFAGLYSAAQDITAHVGPPLLEEPVPGRVMPRDIDMGICPHVVKRRRALVLEDIRDFPRFAGNPVVDAIGVHSYLGAPLIDSTGVVLGTICVVDQDPRPWGREGLETIKAMAAELVERLEESANHRG